One window from the genome of bacterium encodes:
- a CDS encoding carotenoid biosynthesis protein: protein MDSLLTTFLHRPYVFAFLAAYLFLAWRFFGWRRTTLWLVSGYLIAWASEYSSIHNGFPYGEYHYIYENLRGELLIAGVPFFDSLSYSFLTFAGYSTATLMLDRGRASYLRAALLGALLTMLLDVIVDPIATMGDLWFLGKIHYYAFPGLYFGVPMTNFGGWFLTAFAIVGFNLLAWRAFPVFLGRTNELPSRRTIFFYPAFYSGIALFSIFMTFRVGHWKLGLASSAILAAIMTMSFRRHPASI from the coding sequence GTGGACTCCTTGCTCACGACATTCCTGCACCGGCCCTACGTCTTCGCATTTCTCGCGGCGTATCTCTTCCTGGCCTGGCGTTTTTTCGGCTGGCGCCGCACGACGCTCTGGCTGGTCTCGGGATACCTCATCGCCTGGGCCTCCGAATATTCGTCGATCCACAACGGGTTCCCCTACGGGGAGTATCATTACATATATGAAAACCTGCGCGGCGAGCTCCTGATCGCGGGCGTGCCCTTCTTCGATTCCCTCTCATATTCCTTCCTCACATTCGCGGGATACTCGACGGCAACCCTCATGCTGGACCGCGGCCGCGCGTCCTACCTCCGCGCCGCACTCCTGGGCGCGCTGCTCACAATGCTGCTCGACGTGATCGTGGACCCCATCGCTACCATGGGCGACCTCTGGTTCCTTGGAAAGATCCACTACTACGCGTTCCCCGGCCTCTACTTCGGCGTGCCGATGACGAACTTCGGCGGCTGGTTCCTGACGGCATTCGCGATCGTGGGCTTCAACCTGCTCGCATGGCGCGCCTTCCCCGTTTTCTTGGGGCGAACCAACGAACTGCCGAGCCGGCGAACGATTTTCTTTTACCCCGCCTTCTACTCAGGCATCGCCCTCTTCAGCATCTTCATGACCTTCCGGGTCGGGCATTGGAAACTCGGGCTGGCGAGTTCCGCAATACTCGCGGCCATCATGACCATGTCTTTCAGAAGACATCCTGCTTCTATCTAA